In Amycolatopsis sulphurea, one genomic interval encodes:
- a CDS encoding aminotransferase class III-fold pyridoxal phosphate-dependent enzyme, which translates to MESRSALLKQRVDGHYPTVTHGKGVFLFDSDGKRYLDGSSGAMTASLGHGVEEIADAISDQLSRVAFTYRTQFTNQPAEDLARRLTDLAPGGLNTAFFVSSGSEGTEFAMRAAVAHWREQGRPEKVKILGRHISYHGMTLGALSMSGHAARRPDYGSLLHPFPVGPPAYAFRYAHPGESEEDYAARSVAKFEAAVVAADPATVAAVIVEPIVGAAGGALVPPAGYLRRLRAMCDRLDVLLIMDEVITGVGRTGEWFASGDEKVVPDLLVTGKGLSAGYAPVGAVLLCDRLVETIRHGSGIAPFGHTFSGNPLGAATCLAVLDYLADHEILANVRHRGDQLETGLRKLSARFPFLADVRGRGLLWGFEFVQDPETRAAPAAGDNVSARFVEECFDQGLIVYPAGIAPLNNAVVVSPPLTIAAGEVELLLELLEVALERMASEVFPG; encoded by the coding sequence ATGGAGTCCAGGAGTGCGCTGCTCAAGCAGCGGGTCGACGGCCACTACCCGACCGTGACACACGGGAAGGGCGTGTTCTTGTTCGACAGTGACGGCAAACGTTATCTCGATGGTTCATCGGGCGCGATGACCGCGAGCCTCGGCCACGGCGTCGAGGAGATCGCCGACGCCATCAGCGACCAGCTCTCACGGGTCGCCTTCACGTATCGGACCCAATTCACGAACCAGCCCGCGGAGGACCTCGCGCGGCGGCTCACCGACCTCGCGCCCGGGGGCCTCAATACGGCCTTCTTCGTCAGCAGCGGCTCCGAGGGAACAGAGTTCGCGATGCGTGCCGCTGTCGCCCACTGGCGGGAACAGGGGCGGCCCGAGAAGGTGAAAATCCTCGGTCGGCACATCAGCTATCACGGCATGACGCTCGGCGCCCTGTCCATGTCGGGCCATGCCGCCCGTCGTCCGGACTACGGTTCCCTGCTGCATCCGTTCCCGGTCGGGCCGCCCGCCTACGCGTTTCGCTACGCCCACCCCGGGGAGAGCGAGGAAGACTATGCCGCGCGGTCCGTCGCGAAGTTCGAAGCGGCAGTCGTCGCCGCCGACCCCGCGACGGTTGCCGCCGTCATCGTCGAACCGATCGTCGGCGCCGCCGGTGGTGCCCTCGTGCCCCCGGCGGGATATCTCCGGCGCCTGCGGGCGATGTGCGATCGTCTCGACGTTTTGCTGATCATGGACGAGGTGATCACCGGCGTCGGGCGCACCGGCGAATGGTTCGCGAGCGGTGACGAGAAGGTCGTCCCCGATCTGCTGGTGACCGGCAAAGGCCTCAGCGCCGGCTATGCCCCCGTCGGCGCGGTGCTGCTGTGTGACCGTCTCGTCGAGACCATCCGGCACGGCAGCGGAATCGCGCCTTTCGGTCACACCTTCTCCGGAAATCCCCTCGGCGCGGCCACCTGTCTCGCCGTGCTGGACTACCTTGCGGACCACGAGATCCTGGCCAACGTCCGGCACCGCGGCGACCAGCTCGAAACCGGCCTGCGGAAGCTGTCCGCGAGATTCCCTTTCCTAGCCGATGTGCGCGGCCGGGGCCTGCTGTGGGGATTCGAGTTCGTGCAGGATCCGGAAACCCGCGCTGCCCCGGCTGCCGGGGACAATGTTTCGGCGCGGTTCGTGGAGGAGTGCTTCGACCAGGGGTTGATCGTTTACCCGGCGGGGATTGCGCCGCTCAACAATGCGGTGGTCGTTTCGCCGCCGCTGACCATTGCGGCGGGTGAGGTCGAGTTGCTGCTGGAACTGCTGGAGGTGGCGTTGGAGCGGATGGCGAGCGAGGTGTTTCCGGGGTAG
- a CDS encoding transposase: MSYAPEEQFAGTEDRAVLGIPAGVEFRTKPQLAQDMLADMIADATIPPWIAGDEVYGRSGKLRSFLEDNGTGYVMRVGCALVAEVSPGRRIRADAAVAAHLAKRKHLRRWQICSVTGAKGERA, translated from the coding sequence GTGAGCTATGCCCCGGAAGAGCAATTCGCCGGCACCGAGGACCGCGCCGTGCTCGGTATCCCCGCTGGTGTGGAGTTCAGGACCAAACCGCAGCTGGCGCAGGACATGCTCGCCGACATGATTGCCGACGCGACGATTCCGCCGTGGATCGCCGGCGATGAGGTCTACGGCCGGTCCGGAAAGCTCCGTTCTTTCCTTGAGGACAACGGGACCGGGTACGTGATGCGTGTCGGGTGTGCCCTCGTCGCCGAGGTTTCACCCGGCCGGCGGATACGCGCCGATGCCGCCGTGGCCGCGCATCTGGCCAAGCGGAAGCATCTGCGGAGGTGGCAGATCTGCTCGGTGACCGGCGCGAAAGGCGAACGTGCCTAG
- a CDS encoding PA14 domain-containing protein has protein sequence MIAVLLAGSTEAVAAPAKPPEPPARVDPHDVPLLPSVPPRVPQPEKPSTADFSGVSRLDGGAGTHFNPQRSKPVARSMFVTEYENPDGTRSVRQSSQPLNVQDAKGAWLPVDTTLKPDPATKRPETAQHPLSPSLAEKANDPAVLQVETAGHTASLALDQAAPAQAAVKGDSVTYSEVAAGTDLEYEVTPGAVKETVKLKRPPADGRSSWRFKLNTGGLTPKLEANGSVTLADEAGKAKLVLPPVETWDSAGHGDTAPAMTGGTYRLEQAGTDWWLTVAVDPGWLTDPKRVYPVSIDPTFTYGVQYSFAYRSDGTDCSNCGLRIGNSQGNGDTYNRSVAHFDYSPLWGKTVVGATMELTRNTSVVGSVKTWNANLYHASNNDFNGVGPFLAGGLIGDVGSFASPGLTTFLRDRVNAHDVNISFMMIGAENPGVWTYKNLNATLTVDTGSPAPATTLVAPVDKSVVTTLTPTLSVQPVTDPDGEAVKYCFRVATGSDAKSGVVIESGCLPTPTWAVPAGVLQDGVAYTWQAMTFSGSTTITPAWVGHLKVDQRIGDHGPSPTDDAGPVTVNLANGNASLGQQTPSFTTVGGNAGLNFTFNSQQREPKGLKASYFVDLSHNGLISDPQQPVLVRTEPQVNVDWGTDSPFPPALPADWFVTRWEGFFQAPVAGTYQFAGVHDDGAVVWVNGAKVYDVGTPSDVNWTESTNVTLTAGQRVPIKVENAEATGAARMRLFVRTSDNTTVAPQIVPADWLFTNDLPALPQGWTLSADLDGDGTSYTESKVTDQNIVLTDATGAKHTWTKKSTGGYTAPDNEDGVLALDTGGRVTLHDGGDVFTFRTDGKLDTQASAVDSRKPAALQNIYTGTPSRLSQIKDPVSGRVHTLHYQRAGDDCYGSTSVPPGADAVPPSQMLCRVTYWDGSQTALWYVQGRLARIEDPGAENNDYLYDEGGRVTGVRSPLATDWVAADPASRNLIDYYTTIGYAGQNGKTQVTNVTEAAPGPGQPRPKTTYRYDPGTHTSYTDTAGLSSATGFASKVTYDDADRTLSTTDAAGKTSMQEWAPKDLPLSTTDAAGRKTTTVYDYADRPTDSYGLAPASCFAGQVPNGTCGMSHGHTGYDESINGLAAAFYDNPTLSGVPKVQRTGIGPADSTVKSPWEYSNDVVPGMSADAFSLRLTGDLVFPAAGDYKLRANVDDGIRMWVDDQLVMDYWQVSNPAWREATVHADAAGQAKRIRIDYYDNGGYAKLDLDWIAPGKPEELIPGSALRPRYGLTTSTTAVESDGVPDKVGTTRFDENGIDPVYGLATSGQGNPSGLKINGSVAYETPGTRYLRKTSKTMATGATTTYAYYGDTETRANPCVPGSVVAQGGLPKLVTSTTPAAGPARVDEQVYDASGRVIAEATGGDWTCTTYDNRDRPIEERVPASATSPARTVTHTYAVGGDPLTSSVSDDKGTITTTADLLGRVVAYTDVNGVRTTTSYDQVGRVTSSTITPPNSADLPRTLSFTYDDAGRVQTQKLDSTVLASVAYDNAGELASVTYANGSSLSAVGKDNAARLLSLDWKTSDNQHVVSQVGRTSAGTIIDETLAGTDARPNAPNYVYDGAGRLTEAYVTGHHYTYDYTATASATCPAGTQANAGLNTNRMRLLDHTASGTAETRYCYDAADRLLATEGATTLTGFTYDTNGNTTNWTGSDGGTTTLTWDGSDRNTGARTTGLTPALNADIAYTRDATDRIIRRDPRDCDNNTVTRYSFTSDGDSPDLTLNTDNRLTSLSVSLPGGALYTSRLGTDGTFTPTYDHPSIRGDLVLTTDTAGHQAGALRSYDPYGQPLAPSGTVDTQNVPDNSPGSMDYGWLGQHQRPYEHTGALSLVQMGARPYSPLLGRFLSVDPDEGGSANDYDYVAGDPINAVDLDGHGFWGSLWNGIKSVARVVTPIAEWASIVPGPIGAIASGVAAAGNAIQGNWGKVALFAAGAVTWGAATTAYKAARIVRAAGKTVKMGGGIRASRLTSRVAGRVWVGKGASRVGPGGRYRLSNDKLRQYRPPSYKAKHRTWQSNFERRTKPKGPWKHNYHVRHRRFW, from the coding sequence GTGATTGCGGTGTTGCTGGCGGGCAGCACGGAGGCGGTGGCCGCGCCGGCGAAGCCGCCGGAGCCGCCGGCGCGGGTTGATCCGCACGATGTTCCGTTGTTGCCGTCGGTTCCGCCGCGGGTTCCGCAGCCGGAGAAGCCGTCAACGGCGGATTTCTCGGGTGTGTCGCGTTTGGACGGTGGGGCGGGGACGCATTTCAATCCGCAGCGGTCGAAGCCGGTGGCGCGGTCGATGTTCGTCACGGAGTACGAAAATCCGGATGGGACTCGTTCGGTGCGCCAGTCGAGTCAGCCGCTGAACGTCCAGGACGCCAAGGGTGCGTGGCTGCCGGTCGACACGACGTTGAAGCCGGACCCGGCGACGAAGCGGCCGGAGACGGCGCAGCATCCGCTGAGTCCGTCGCTGGCGGAGAAGGCGAACGATCCGGCGGTGCTGCAGGTCGAAACGGCCGGGCACACCGCGAGCCTCGCGCTGGATCAGGCGGCCCCGGCGCAGGCGGCGGTGAAGGGCGACTCGGTGACGTATTCCGAGGTCGCGGCCGGGACGGACCTGGAGTACGAGGTCACCCCGGGTGCGGTGAAGGAGACGGTCAAGCTCAAGCGCCCGCCCGCGGATGGCCGGTCGAGCTGGCGGTTCAAGCTGAACACCGGTGGCCTGACACCCAAACTGGAAGCCAACGGGTCGGTAACACTGGCCGACGAGGCAGGCAAAGCGAAACTGGTCCTGCCGCCGGTGGAGACCTGGGACTCGGCCGGGCATGGGGACACCGCGCCGGCGATGACCGGCGGCACCTACCGGCTCGAGCAGGCCGGTACCGACTGGTGGCTGACGGTCGCGGTGGATCCGGGGTGGCTGACGGACCCCAAGCGTGTGTACCCGGTCTCGATCGACCCGACGTTCACCTACGGCGTGCAGTATTCGTTCGCCTACCGCTCCGATGGCACCGACTGCTCGAACTGTGGCTTGCGGATCGGGAACAGCCAGGGCAACGGCGACACCTACAACCGGTCGGTCGCGCATTTCGACTATTCGCCGCTGTGGGGCAAGACGGTCGTGGGCGCCACGATGGAGCTGACCCGCAACACGAGTGTGGTGGGGTCGGTCAAGACCTGGAATGCGAACCTCTATCACGCCTCGAACAACGACTTCAACGGTGTCGGGCCGTTCCTGGCCGGCGGGCTGATCGGTGACGTCGGCTCGTTCGCGAGCCCCGGGTTGACGACTTTCCTGCGGGACCGGGTCAACGCCCACGACGTCAACATCTCGTTCATGATGATCGGTGCGGAGAATCCGGGTGTCTGGACGTACAAGAACCTGAACGCGACGCTGACGGTGGACACGGGCAGCCCGGCTCCGGCGACGACGTTGGTGGCGCCTGTGGACAAGTCGGTGGTCACGACGTTGACGCCGACGTTGTCGGTACAGCCGGTGACCGATCCCGATGGGGAGGCGGTGAAGTACTGCTTCCGGGTCGCGACCGGGTCGGATGCGAAGTCGGGGGTGGTGATCGAGTCCGGGTGCCTGCCGACACCGACGTGGGCTGTTCCGGCGGGGGTGTTGCAGGACGGGGTCGCCTACACGTGGCAGGCGATGACGTTCAGCGGCAGCACCACGATCACCCCGGCCTGGGTGGGGCATCTGAAGGTGGATCAGCGGATCGGTGACCATGGCCCGTCGCCGACGGATGACGCGGGTCCGGTGACGGTGAACCTGGCCAACGGCAACGCATCCCTGGGGCAGCAGACACCGTCGTTCACCACGGTCGGCGGTAACGCCGGGCTGAACTTCACGTTCAATTCCCAGCAGCGGGAACCCAAGGGGCTGAAGGCGTCCTACTTTGTCGACCTGTCGCACAACGGGTTGATCAGTGATCCGCAGCAGCCGGTGCTGGTGCGCACCGAGCCGCAGGTGAATGTCGATTGGGGGACGGATTCACCGTTCCCGCCGGCGTTGCCCGCGGATTGGTTCGTCACGCGGTGGGAAGGGTTCTTCCAAGCACCAGTTGCCGGGACGTACCAGTTCGCCGGGGTGCATGACGACGGCGCGGTGGTGTGGGTCAACGGCGCGAAGGTGTATGACGTCGGGACGCCGAGTGATGTGAACTGGACCGAGTCGACGAATGTGACATTGACCGCAGGGCAGCGGGTGCCGATCAAGGTCGAGAACGCCGAGGCCACGGGCGCGGCGCGGATGCGCCTGTTCGTGCGGACGAGCGACAACACGACGGTGGCGCCGCAGATCGTCCCCGCGGATTGGCTGTTCACCAACGATCTCCCCGCGTTGCCGCAGGGCTGGACGCTCTCGGCTGATCTGGACGGTGATGGCACCAGCTACACCGAGTCCAAGGTGACTGATCAGAACATCGTGCTGACCGATGCGACCGGCGCGAAGCACACGTGGACGAAGAAGAGCACCGGCGGTTATACCGCACCGGACAACGAGGACGGTGTCCTGGCCCTCGACACCGGCGGGCGGGTCACATTGCACGACGGCGGGGACGTGTTCACCTTCCGCACCGATGGGAAGCTCGACACCCAGGCCTCGGCGGTGGATTCGCGGAAACCTGCTGCGCTGCAGAACATCTACACCGGTACGCCGTCGCGGTTGAGCCAGATCAAGGATCCGGTGTCCGGGCGGGTGCACACGTTGCATTACCAGCGTGCGGGCGATGATTGTTATGGCAGTACGAGTGTCCCGCCGGGTGCGGATGCGGTGCCGCCGTCGCAGATGCTGTGCCGGGTCACGTATTGGGACGGGTCACAGACGGCGTTGTGGTATGTGCAGGGCCGGCTGGCGCGGATCGAGGACCCGGGTGCGGAAAACAACGACTACCTCTACGACGAGGGCGGCCGGGTCACGGGGGTGCGCAGCCCGCTGGCCACCGACTGGGTCGCAGCGGATCCGGCGTCGCGGAACCTGATCGATTACTACACGACGATCGGGTATGCCGGCCAGAACGGGAAAACGCAGGTCACGAACGTCACCGAGGCAGCGCCCGGTCCGGGACAGCCGCGGCCGAAGACGACCTACCGGTACGACCCGGGCACCCACACCAGCTACACCGACACGGCGGGGTTGAGTTCGGCGACGGGGTTCGCGAGCAAGGTCACTTACGACGACGCGGACCGGACACTGTCCACCACGGACGCGGCGGGCAAAACCTCGATGCAGGAGTGGGCGCCCAAGGACCTGCCGCTGTCGACCACGGACGCGGCCGGGCGGAAGACAACCACGGTCTACGACTACGCCGACCGGCCCACCGATTCCTACGGTCTTGCCCCGGCATCCTGTTTTGCCGGGCAGGTGCCGAATGGTACGTGCGGGATGTCGCACGGGCACACCGGGTATGACGAGAGCATCAACGGCCTGGCCGCGGCGTTCTATGACAACCCGACGCTGTCGGGGGTGCCGAAGGTGCAGCGCACCGGGATCGGCCCGGCGGATAGCACCGTCAAGAGCCCGTGGGAGTACAGCAACGACGTCGTGCCCGGGATGAGCGCGGACGCGTTCTCCCTGCGGCTGACCGGTGATCTCGTCTTCCCGGCCGCGGGGGACTACAAGCTGCGGGCCAATGTGGACGACGGTATCCGGATGTGGGTCGATGACCAGCTGGTGATGGATTACTGGCAGGTCAGCAACCCGGCCTGGCGCGAAGCCACCGTCCACGCCGATGCCGCGGGGCAGGCGAAGCGCATCCGCATCGACTACTACGACAACGGCGGCTACGCCAAACTTGACCTCGACTGGATCGCCCCCGGCAAACCCGAGGAACTCATCCCCGGCAGCGCACTGCGGCCACGCTATGGGCTGACGACGTCCACGACCGCGGTCGAATCGGATGGTGTGCCGGACAAAGTCGGCACCACCCGGTTCGACGAAAACGGGATAGACCCCGTCTATGGCTTGGCGACCTCCGGACAGGGCAACCCGTCAGGGTTGAAGATCAACGGTTCGGTCGCCTACGAGACCCCGGGTACCAGGTACTTGCGTAAGACGAGCAAAACCATGGCGACCGGTGCCACAACCACCTACGCCTACTACGGGGACACCGAAACCCGAGCCAACCCCTGCGTCCCAGGCTCGGTCGTGGCCCAGGGCGGCCTGCCGAAACTGGTCACCTCGACCACCCCCGCGGCCGGGCCTGCGCGCGTTGATGAACAGGTCTACGACGCGTCCGGCCGGGTGATCGCCGAAGCCACCGGCGGCGACTGGACCTGCACCACCTACGACAACCGCGACCGGCCCATCGAAGAACGCGTCCCCGCGTCGGCGACCTCGCCAGCGCGAACCGTGACGCACACCTATGCCGTCGGCGGCGACCCGCTCACGTCGTCGGTCTCCGATGACAAGGGCACCATCACCACCACCGCTGACCTGCTCGGCCGGGTGGTCGCCTACACCGACGTCAACGGTGTACGCACCACCACCAGTTATGACCAGGTCGGGCGGGTCACCTCGAGCACCATCACCCCGCCCAACAGTGCCGACCTGCCGAGGACGCTGAGCTTCACCTACGACGATGCCGGACGCGTCCAGACCCAGAAACTGGACAGCACGGTCCTGGCCAGTGTCGCCTATGACAACGCCGGTGAGCTCGCCTCGGTCACCTACGCCAACGGCAGCAGCCTCAGCGCCGTGGGCAAGGACAACGCCGCCCGCCTGCTGTCGCTGGACTGGAAAACCAGCGACAACCAGCACGTCGTGTCCCAGGTCGGTCGCACCAGCGCCGGCACGATCATCGACGAAACCCTCGCCGGCACCGATGCCCGCCCGAATGCGCCGAACTATGTGTATGACGGCGCGGGCCGCTTGACCGAGGCCTACGTCACCGGGCATCACTACACCTACGACTACACCGCCACCGCGTCCGCGACCTGTCCCGCCGGGACCCAAGCCAACGCGGGACTGAACACCAACCGGATGCGGCTGCTCGACCACACCGCGTCTGGTACCGCGGAAACCCGCTACTGCTACGACGCCGCCGACCGGCTCCTGGCCACCGAAGGCGCCACCACACTGACCGGATTCACCTACGACACCAACGGCAACACCACCAACTGGACCGGCTCCGACGGGGGCACCACAACCCTGACCTGGGACGGCTCCGACCGCAACACCGGCGCCCGCACCACCGGCCTCACGCCCGCACTCAACGCGGACATCGCCTACACGCGCGACGCCACGGACCGCATCATCCGCCGGGATCCCCGCGACTGCGACAACAACACCGTCACTCGCTACAGCTTCACCAGCGACGGCGACAGCCCCGACCTGACCCTCAACACCGACAACCGCCTCACCTCCCTCTCCGTCTCCCTACCCGGCGGGGCCCTCTACACCAGCCGCCTCGGCACCGACGGCACCTTCACCCCCACCTACGACCACCCCTCCATCCGTGGCGACCTCGTTCTCACCACCGACACCGCTGGACACCAGGCCGGAGCATTGCGCTCCTACGACCCCTACGGCCAGCCCCTCGCTCCGTCGGGCACGGTGGATACGCAGAACGTGCCCGACAACTCACCGGGCTCCATGGACTACGGCTGGCTCGGCCAGCACCAGCGACCCTACGAACACACCGGCGCACTCTCGCTCGTGCAGATGGGCGCCCGCCCCTACAGTCCTCTGCTGGGCCGGTTCCTCTCCGTCGACCCCGACGAGGGCGGCTCCGCCAACGACTACGACTACGTCGCCGGCGACCCCATCAACGCTGTCGACCTCGACGGACACGGGTTCTGGGGCTCCCTCTGGAACGGAATCAAATCAGTCGCGCGGGTCGTCACGCCGATCGCTGAGTGGGCTTCTATCGTCCCCGGGCCGATCGGCGCCATCGCAAGCGGCGTGGCTGCAGCCGGCAACGCCATCCAGGGAAACTGGGGAAAGGTCGCCCTCTTTGCCGCGGGCGCAGTCACATGGGGCGCTGCGACTACCGCATACAAGGCTGCGCGGATCGTCCGAGCGGCAGGTAAGACGGTGAAGATGGGTGGCGGCATCCGTGCGTCACGCCTGACGTCACGAGTAGCGGGCCGGGTCTGGGTGGGGAAGGGAGCGAGCCGTGTAGGCCCAGGCGGTCGCTATCGCTTATCGAACGACAAGCTACGGCAGTACCGGCCACCGAGCTATAAGGCGAAGCACCGTACATGGCAGTCCAACTTCGAGCGCCGGACCAAACCTAAAGGTCCATGGAAGCACAACTACCATGTCCGTCATAGAAGGTTTTGGTGA
- a CDS encoding ESX secretion-associated protein EspG codes for MVIDAPVTVPRVALAWAWDSERIGPAHPVVGVMEWWLEEDVAASFDELMRQALAEPGFYDLRRRRLTGDFRDVLWGISTADAECYRISSRRDERRSASLAVLTGRSALLITVDDDQATLVRIPADRLCRAVVDTLPELRPGRYRRDPGAPVGIRDRAYLRVLRPGHDQRLHSAGQRGAAPRVDGCAT; via the coding sequence ATGGTTATCGACGCACCAGTGACGGTGCCGCGGGTCGCTCTTGCCTGGGCGTGGGACTCCGAACGGATCGGTCCGGCGCACCCTGTGGTGGGGGTGATGGAATGGTGGCTCGAAGAGGACGTGGCCGCCTCGTTCGACGAACTGATGCGGCAGGCACTCGCCGAGCCCGGCTTCTACGACCTGCGTCGGCGGCGGCTGACCGGGGACTTCCGGGATGTGCTGTGGGGCATCTCCACCGCTGATGCGGAGTGCTACCGCATTTCCAGCCGACGCGACGAACGTAGGTCGGCTTCGCTGGCTGTCCTTACTGGACGCTCCGCGCTACTGATCACAGTGGACGATGACCAAGCGACGTTGGTGCGGATTCCGGCCGACCGGTTGTGCCGCGCGGTGGTGGACACCCTCCCCGAGCTTCGCCCAGGCCGGTATCGGCGAGATCCGGGTGCCCCGGTCGGCATACGGGACAGGGCCTACCTCCGAGTCCTACGACCTGGACATGACCAGCGACTACACAGCGCCGGACAGCGCGGCGCAGCTCCGCGCGTTGATGGCTGCGCCACGTAG
- a CDS encoding DUF3558 domain-containing protein codes for MALASRFGGIVTGLVLMSVLAACSGTTAGTATPGPSSAPVASSSGLPVPTIANPLPASLVRGDPCKALTDAQIGGLFTNTPTRSPAAKDTGVAKSCSWGDDDRGSLVGIQFVYAWKRGLTDVYATQGRGGFFKVLAPAQGYPVVAYGPRDERSRGMCSVAVGIANDAAFEADATFARSAVGTGDPCEDARKVADLALTTLKGGA; via the coding sequence ATGGCTCTTGCGTCGAGGTTTGGTGGCATCGTGACCGGTCTGGTCTTGATGTCCGTGCTTGCGGCGTGCTCGGGAACTACGGCGGGTACGGCGACACCTGGACCTAGCTCCGCACCCGTCGCATCGAGCAGCGGCCTCCCAGTCCCTACGATTGCCAATCCGTTGCCCGCGTCGCTGGTCCGAGGTGATCCCTGCAAGGCGCTCACCGATGCGCAGATCGGCGGCCTATTCACGAACACGCCGACACGTAGCCCAGCAGCGAAAGACACCGGGGTAGCGAAATCGTGTTCCTGGGGTGACGACGATCGCGGTTCTCTCGTCGGTATCCAGTTTGTGTACGCGTGGAAGCGTGGCCTTACCGACGTATACGCAACTCAGGGCCGGGGCGGGTTTTTCAAAGTGCTAGCCCCAGCCCAAGGCTATCCGGTGGTGGCATACGGTCCTCGCGACGAACGCTCACGGGGGATGTGCAGTGTCGCGGTGGGGATTGCCAATGACGCCGCTTTTGAGGCTGACGCAACGTTTGCTAGGTCCGCAGTAGGTACGGGTGATCCGTGTGAGGACGCGCGGAAGGTTGCGGATCTGGCTCTCACGACGTTGAAGGGGGGCGCGTGA